In Brassica napus cultivar Da-Ae chromosome C2, Da-Ae, whole genome shotgun sequence, the sequence TCCAATTTatcctgagagagagagagagaggacatgGAAGAACATAATATTTGAATCTGTCAAGAAGATGTTAGTATGCCTCCTAATAACATCCGTTTTCCAGTTCCAACCACAACTATAGAAAGAGAAACTCAGGGGTAATAAAGAAAGATAATCCTCTGTCCCCGCATAGTCGTAGCAAAATTTGTTCTACTCCATGTAAACAATTACAAAATGGACTTAAGTGGGGAGCAACTGTTTTGAGCTGAACGGGGGAACTCGTTTGTGAACCAACTCCATAATCAACTTTGCTTGATCAAGCTGGCCTTTTTTCACAAGCCCGTCCACCAACACACCAACTGTGTCCAAGTTCGGGTACCACTTCTTTCTCATACAATCCTTACACATGGTATAGCCCAAATCAAACTTTCCCGCCTTACACAAATAGTGTATCATCGTCTGGTAGATCTTCACATTGGGTTTGTAACCTTTACCATGCATCGCTGTATAAACTCTTTCTGCCATTTCAGGGAACCCCGCTACGAAAAACCCTTTGATAACCATGTTATACGTCACGTTGTCCGGTTCCATCTGGAGTTTTGGCATCAGCATCAACAGATCATTTGCATCCCAGGCTCGTCCCCTATTCACTAAAAACTGGATCCTAACATTAAAGGTGGTGAGATTAGGCTTACACCCCTTGAGCACCATATGGTTCCACAGTCCATTCCCAATCACATACCTATCATGCTTGTAAAACGCCGATATAAGTGTGGTAAAAGTAACTACGTCTGGTTTCAAGCCAGACTTCTCCATTTCCTTCATTACCAGAGACGCCTTGTCAAGAAACCCCATGTCACAGACGGATTTAATGGCAATGTTAAACGAAAAGGCATCCATTACAACCCCATACTTGGACGGAGCATGGAGAAGGAAGTCCTGGATGGTGTGGAGATCAGGTTTCAGAGTTAAGACTTTGAGCGCGGCGTTGAAGGATTTAACAGTCCTCTTGCAGCCGTACGAGTCCATATTGTAGAAAGTATCGAGAGCGTGCTTGGTCATCCCAGCCTTGCCGTATAGCATAATAATCCTAACAATGAAGCCCTCGCGCCGACCTTGTGGAAGCGTCTTCTGATGCTCAAGCAGATCCTCTATGAAATCAAACCGGCGTGCCCCTGCTAATCTAGAAACCGTGTCTTGGAAAGCAAAACGATTCTCAATGACCAAGTGGTTAGTGGCGTTGGATTTAAAGAGGTTGAATAGCTTCTCGGGGTCTCGCTCAGATTTAAGCTTGAAAAGGGCAGGCTCCTCCTCCTGATTGGATTCAGCTGGAACGTGTAAGGTCGAAGCAAATACACCAGTGGCTAGAGAAGGGCAGAATCTGCGAATGGGACGCAGAGATAGCATGATCCCTCGAGGCTAAACATGCCCGTATGCTGAACTCGATAGCATGTAGGTTACTAGTTCCACCCCCCAAAGCTCAAGTCTTTTCTGGCGATTTGTAAGATCTACAAACCAATCATTCGCTCAAGCAAAATACAAACTGAGATGAATCCAAATCTATAGTACCAGATTCCAAGAGAAACTCGAGAGAGACAAGATTTAATCAAACCCTCATGACATCTCAATCGAAAAGACCTAAAACCCCAATGCGATTCAACAATACCCCATCTCCGAGTAATAACACAGGAAACTTCAACCTAGCTCAGCTCGATATGATGCTACGCGGGGATGTGACCGGGAAAAGGAGAGAGCTTTCGATCTGAGGATCCCTGAGAATGGAGGCTAACGACGGTGGAACTGATTGGAGACGAACGG encodes:
- the LOC106398642 gene encoding pentatricopeptide repeat-containing protein At1g80150, mitochondrial, which gives rise to MLSLRPIRRFCPSLATGVFASTLHVPAESNQEEEPALFKLKSERDPEKLFNLFKSNATNHLVIENRFAFQDTVSRLAGARRFDFIEDLLEHQKTLPQGRREGFIVRIIMLYGKAGMTKHALDTFYNMDSYGCKRTVKSFNAALKVLTLKPDLHTIQDFLLHAPSKYGVVMDAFSFNIAIKSVCDMGFLDKASLVMKEMEKSGLKPDVVTFTTLISAFYKHDRYVIGNGLWNHMVLKGCKPNLTTFNVRIQFLVNRGRAWDANDLLMLMPKLQMEPDNVTYNMVIKGFFVAGFPEMAERVYTAMHGKGYKPNVKIYQTMIHYLCKAGKFDLGYTMCKDCMRKKWYPNLDTVGVLVDGLVKKGQLDQAKLIMELVHKRVPPFSSKQLLPT